A region of the Romboutsia hominis genome:
GGCGCCTATATAGGTCTCTCCAGAGTTCCCTAAGCTTTACAGTCCTACTTATAAAAGTACCTGAGAGTGCGACTCCTTCGGTGTGTCAAAATGACATCTCTTCTATAAAGCTTCAATCGGGTATTGATTTGTTATTGCATTTGCTATAATAGTACAAAAAAAAATATCAAATGTCAAATCAAAAAAAATAAAATTAAAAACTTTAGCTATATAAACTAGATATTTAAAATCTTAGGATAATTTCTACAATATATATTTTTTGACTTAATCAAACTAGAATAAAAATATGTTTATTGAACAATATAACTAATGAAAATTAATTAAAAGGAGATATAAAATGAAACCAAATCCAGACGATAGAAGAGACAATGTTGAGAAAATACAATGTAATATAAATCATACTCTAAAAAATATTAGATTAGCAAATGAAATGATTGAAAAAGTAGATAATCCTGAAGAAAGAAGAAAATTAGAGGAAAAAAATAAAAGAAGAGAGGAATCTCTTAGTAATATGCGTAGTGAAATAAAAGAAGAAGCTAATGTAAATAAAAATGAGTATAGATAATTAAAATATATAATTTATAGTTAGACATAAAAAAGGTAATAAGTATGTACTAACATAAACTTATTACCTTTTAAAATATTAATCATCTAAACAAGCCAAACCTCTATCGTATAAAAGTTCATTTAATTTTAGAATACCGATTCCTTTGTTTACACCAAATATAATTACAGCATCTCTTAAATTTTTAGAATATAGCTCACCACAATCTGCAAGTCTTAAAGCTTTATTAGTTTCTTTAATATCTAGACTTGCTCCGATACAAAGTTTGATAACTTTATCGCGACTAGGTTTTTTACTTCCATTTAAAATTTGATAACCATAAGTTCTATCTATACAAGCATTTTTTATAAGTTCACTTTTAGTAATTTGTTTATGTTTTAAAATATCTTCAAAAAATGTTTTGAACTCTAAGCCTTTATATTTATCATAGATATCTACTAGATATTCATCTAAGCAGCTTTCATCTTTTATATTTTTTAAAACTCTCATTAACTCTATTGTTTCATTATTCAAGCTATCACCTCCAATTTATATAGAAGATTGTTTCATATAAAGTTGTTTTTTTACAACTATAGTATTTTTTCTTTTAAATAAATTATCTAAATAATTATAATAAGTACCAGGTGTTATTATACCATTTATTGCTATTAAGTCTAAACCTATAGAACCTACGATAGTATCTGCAAGTCTTACACAATTTGCTGTTAGAGTAAAGTATGTTTTAAAATACCCAGATTTGAATTTATAAAATTTACAATTAGTATCTAAAAACATTAGATTTGTTTCATCAGTATACTCTTTAAATGGATCTTTCTTTGAATTACATTCCCAGTGAATACAATTATTTTTAATAGATGATATTTTATCTTTAATAGCATTATGTTGAATTTTATTTAATGCTAAAGTAAACCCTATTAGAGAACGATTGCATTTAGAATTTATAAAATTAATATATTTTTTAGTATCAGCTTCTAATAAAACACCATCGCTAACAAGTGTAAATAATCTATTAGAACTACTATCATAAGTTCCATATGAATAAGTTATTCCATCAAAAGATATATCAACATGACCAAATCCATTAGCACAATCAGGAGCTAGATGAATAAATATATCTATTGTTGAAAAAGAGTTATCTATTAGATTATCATAGTCACTACTTTCAACTAAAACTTTATTATTAGGATTTACCTTGATAAAATTATTAATTTTATCTAATAGATGTTGAGGTATAAATGCGGCATAAACTATTGGTAGTGTAATCCTAAATCTCCTTTTTAAATTAGATTTAAAGGCATTGATATCTAAAATCTCCCTTAAAAAATCAGAAAAAAGTGTAAGAGATATTAGTATCACATATATACTGCATATTTTATCTACTATAGATATATAATCTAGTGGATAAAATAATAAAACAACACCAAATCCTAATGATATTAAGCTAAAAATAAAGCCTCTTACACATTCTTTTACATTGTTTTTGTATAAAATAATAGCTGCAGTAATTCTACCTACAAAATTTAATAATGCATACAGACCTATTATTCTTATAATAGATACCGTTAAAAAAATAGGATTATATTTAATAAAAAGCCCAAGAGAAATACAAAGAATACCTTCAACTAGTGTATTTATATGGCGCTTTTCTTTGTTAAAAATATAAGTTAGCATAGATAATGTACCTATAACTAATAAAAAAGTTAGTATCATATCAGTTGTTATACTTCCTATAAAATCAGAACTAAATAACATAATAAGTCCTAGTATAAATAAAATTATAGATTTTGATAATATAGAAAAAGGGGATATAGTTTTTACGTTCATATAAAACCTCCTTACAGATAGTATAATATTATCATTAAATTAGAAGTTTAACAAAATAGTATTTATGTATGATATAATTTTACTGAAAATGTAGATAAAGAGGGATTAAATTTGAATTTAGAAGCAGAACTAGAGTTGTCTTTATATGAAGAACTAAAAACAATACATAAAAGTAGTAAAAGTGAAGTAATACTTGTTCATAATAATATAAAAAACAAATTATATATAAAAAGATTATTAAAAGAATGTAATAAAGATGTATACTATGCTTTAAAAAATATAAAAAGTGAAAATATACCTAAAATATATGAAGTATTTGAAATAGATAATAAGTTGGTAGTAATAGAGGAGTTTGTAAATGGTAAAACTCTTCATGAAAAATTAAAAGAAACAGATCATTTAGAAGAAATAGAAGTTATAAATTATATAATATCTTTATGTGACATATTAAATATATTACATAATCTAAATCCACCAATAATACATAGAGATATTAAGCCATCTAATATAATGATAAGTAATGATAATGTATTAAAGCTTATTGATTTTGATATATCTAGAAATTATAAATACGGAGAAAATATGGATACAATTTTACTAGGCACTAAAGGTTATGCATCTCCTGAACAATTTGGATTTGAACAAAGTGATTGTAGAAGCGATATATACTCATTGGGTATTATGATGAATGTGCTAACTACAGGAAAGCATATAAAAGAAGTTGAAAATAAAGGGTTATTGGAAAATGTTATAAAGAAATGTACTAAGATATCTCCAGATGATAGGTATCAAGATGTATCAGCACTAAAGAGTGATTTAATAAAATTAATTTATAAAACACAAGCCAGTAAAGAAAAAAATATAAACAAAATAGGATATAAATTAAAAGAAAAAATTATAAATGAAGATAGTAGTAAACCTATAAATATTAAAACTAAAAAAATTAATAAAAACACTAGGTTAAAATCTAAGTATATACCAGGGTTTAGAAATGGAAATAGGATCAATATGACACTATCTACAGTATTTTATATATTTTTAATAATAGGACTATTTGTTGTAAGTAGCATTGGTGAATTAATACAAAACTTAATAGTAGTAATAATGCTTTTAATGTATTTTTTATTATATACTAATTTTCTAGATATAAAAAACAAGTTACCAATTATAAAAAGTAATAAATTACATATAAAGATACTTGGATATGTACTATATTCTAATATAATATTTTGGAGCCTAGGTATACCATTAACTTATATTGTAGGGTAGTTGTATGCTATGAGCATACCAATAGGCTATAAATAAACTTTATAATAAATAATGAAATAGTTATTATGGAGGTTATTTATGAAAAAAGTTTTACTAGGAGTTATAATAGGATTTGTAGTTATAATAGGAGGTTGCGCTCTAATGCTTGCACAAGGTGCATCTAGTGTTAACCATGCTATAGAAGAAACACAATCACAATCAGAAAAAGAAAATAAGAAAATAGAAGAGATGGCTAAAAATATTACTTGGGAAATAAAAAAAGAAGATTACATGACTAAAATAGTTGGAGTTTTTGAAAATACAAGTAATGAAATGATAGATTATGTTCAGTTTGATTATAAGCTATTAGGAAAAGATGGTACTGTTATAGAAAAATCTTTTACTAATGAAAGTGATATAGCACCAGGAGAAAAAAGAAAAGTTGAAATATTATGTGAAAAAGATGATTTTGATAGCTACGAAATAATTGCTACGAATACTGCATTTTAAGGAAAGTATATCTTAACAATTGTTAAGATATACTTTTTTTAATACTAAATGCTAAACTTGATTAACGGAAGTAGTTGTCGGTGATATGAAACACTTTGCCTATACGTAGTTCAAGTGAAGGAAATTTTTTATTAAAGTATGGCTAAATTATCAACTAATCCATTTTTTATAGTTATGCTTTTATCGGAAATTTTATTTGCAAAATCTAAGTCATGAGTAATTATTAAAATAGTCATACCATTTTCTTTTAACTTATACATGATATTTATTATATCCTCTATAGATTCTAGGTCTAGTGCAGATGTAGGTTCATCAAAGCATAATATCTTTGGGGATAGGGCTATTGCACGAGCGATTGCTACTCTTTGTTTTTGTCCACCAGATAGTTCAAACGGATATGAATTTAGTTTATCTTTTAAGTTAACTAAATCTAAAATACTAGTAGCTTTTTCTAAAGCTTCTTTCTCACTTTGACCTAGTACATTAACTAATGCACAGGTAATGTTTTCAAGTACAGACATATGTGGAAATAAATTAAAATTTTGAAATACCATTCCAATTTGACCTTTTAACTTTAGTATATCCATAGAGCTTTTCATAGTGGTTTTATCTATTACAATACTTCCACTATCAAAATCTTCTAGTCCACATATACATCTAAGTAAAGTTGTTTTACCAGCACCGGATTTTCCAAGTAAAACTCCAATTTCACCTTTATTTATATTAAATGATATATTATTTAATATTTTATTTTTACCAAATGATTTATTTAAATTTTTTATTTCTAACATATAAAAACTCCTATCTATAATATGAATACTTATTTTCTAAAGCTTTAAAGACACTACTTAGTATGAAAATTAATCCTAAATATATAAGACAAACCTCAAGTAGAGGAATTAAACTTAAAGTTCTATTAGAAGCTATCTGAGCAAGTCTTAGTATATCGTTAAGTCCTAATATATAAACTAAAGATGTATCTTTTATTAATGTTATAACTTCATTAGACATTGGAGCTAAAATACTTTTTACTACTTGGGGTACTATTATTTTTTTATAAGTTGTTAATCTGTCAAATCCAAGTACTAAAGAGGCTTCATATTGACCTTTATCTATTGACTCTATGCCTCCTCTAAATATTTCTGCAAAATATGCACTATAGTTTAGAGAAAAGGCAAGTATTGCTACTGTAAATCTATCAAATACAATTCCTAAAAGAGGAAGTCCGTAGAATATAAATATTAGTTGTAATAAAAGTGGAGTACCTCTAAAGATTAATATATAAAATTTTGAAATACCATTTAAAATATTGTTTTTAGATAATCTTAATGTGCAAATAATTATACCTAGAGGTATTGATATTATAAGTGTTAGCATAAATACAATAAACACTATTTTTAATCCTTGTAACATATTAAATCCTCCTAAATCTAGTTAAACCATTTTTTATAAATTTTATCGAAAGTTTTATCTTCTTTAACTTCAGTTAAAGCTTTATTGACTTTATTGGAAAGTGAAGTATTTCCTTTTTTAAATCCGATAACAAAGCTTTCCTCTCCAAAGTTATCCTTTAAGATAACAAAATTTTGTTTATTTGAATTGCTTATATAATACTTTGCTAATACTTCATCAGCTACAACTGCATCAACTCTACCAAACTCTAAGTCTCTAAATGCATTGTCAAAGCTATCATAAAGTATAGGTGTTTTATCCTGTAAGTTATTAACTATATTAGTATCTTTTTCTATAACATCAAAACCAGCACTACCTTGTTGAGTTCCTAGCAACTTTCCTTTTAAATCAGATTTATTTTTTATAGAAGAATTATCTAAGGTAACTATAACTTGTTTGTTAGTTAGATAAGGATTAGAGTACTCTACTTTTTTCTTTCTTTCTTCTGTTAGTGTATAACCATTCCATAAAGCATCTATATTACCAGAGTCTAGCTCTGTATCTTTCATGCTCCAATCTATATTTTGAAATTTTACATTCATATTAAGCCTAGAGAAAACTTCTTTAGCAAGGTCTATATCAAATCCTACAACTTCATTATTTTCATCTAAAAAACCCATAGGTACAAAGGTATTGTCATACCCTATAACTACTGTATTATCTTGATTATTATTTTTATAATTAGTAAATTTTTTCTCACAACCTCCAATTAATATTAGAGGGATTATAATTAATATCATTAAACTAAATTTTTTTAATATATTTTTCATATAATATCTCCTTATAGTAAATTTAATTTTTTAAGTGTATTTCTTTGCGCGCATAAGGAAATAAACTAAAAAAACTCCCGCCTCTAGCTATTGCTAGAGGACGGGAGTTAACTCACGTGGTTCCACCTCTATTTATTAATGCCTCACGACACTAACCTCTTTGAGTACGACAAATAAATTGTTTATACTCTAGCACTATAACGGGTGCAGGGAATCCGGAAACAGCCTACTAAGATATCTTTTCGGTGCTCTGCTTAAAGATGTGTTCAAAGTAAAATCAATTGCACCTCTCACCAACCGGTAACTCTCTGTTAAAGATACTTACTTTTACTATTTCTTATCATTGCATTTAGTTATGTAATTAACTTTATTGTTTTAAATAATAAATCTATTTTTTATTTATGTCAATATTTTTTTTTAATACTAAAAATTAATATATTAGTTTTTATTAATATATTCAATTTCTTTATTTAAGAAATAAGAGATAATTGTCCTTATTATAACTATGGCAGCAAGGCCTAATATATGATTAAGGCTAGGGTCTAGTATTGATTCTATAATATCTGCACCTATTAGAATTTCTAAGCCAAATAGTATGTATGTGCC
Encoded here:
- the tlp gene encoding small acid-soluble spore protein Tlp gives rise to the protein MKPNPDDRRDNVEKIQCNINHTLKNIRLANEMIEKVDNPEERRKLEEKNKRREESLSNMRSEIKEEANVNKNEYR
- a CDS encoding XRE family transcriptional regulator: MNNETIELMRVLKNIKDESCLDEYLVDIYDKYKGLEFKTFFEDILKHKQITKSELIKNACIDRTYGYQILNGSKKPSRDKVIKLCIGASLDIKETNKALRLADCGELYSKNLRDAVIIFGVNKGIGILKLNELLYDRGLACLDD
- a CDS encoding HdeD family acid-resistance protein codes for the protein MNVKTISPFSILSKSIILFILGLIMLFSSDFIGSITTDMILTFLLVIGTLSMLTYIFNKEKRHINTLVEGILCISLGLFIKYNPIFLTVSIIRIIGLYALLNFVGRITAAIILYKNNVKECVRGFIFSLISLGFGVVLLFYPLDYISIVDKICSIYVILISLTLFSDFLREILDINAFKSNLKRRFRITLPIVYAAFIPQHLLDKINNFIKVNPNNKVLVESSDYDNLIDNSFSTIDIFIHLAPDCANGFGHVDISFDGITYSYGTYDSSSNRLFTLVSDGVLLEADTKKYINFINSKCNRSLIGFTLALNKIQHNAIKDKISSIKNNCIHWECNSKKDPFKEYTDETNLMFLDTNCKFYKFKSGYFKTYFTLTANCVRLADTIVGSIGLDLIAINGIITPGTYYNYLDNLFKRKNTIVVKKQLYMKQSSI
- a CDS encoding serine/threonine-protein kinase, which codes for MNLEAELELSLYEELKTIHKSSKSEVILVHNNIKNKLYIKRLLKECNKDVYYALKNIKSENIPKIYEVFEIDNKLVVIEEFVNGKTLHEKLKETDHLEEIEVINYIISLCDILNILHNLNPPIIHRDIKPSNIMISNDNVLKLIDFDISRNYKYGENMDTILLGTKGYASPEQFGFEQSDCRSDIYSLGIMMNVLTTGKHIKEVENKGLLENVIKKCTKISPDDRYQDVSALKSDLIKLIYKTQASKEKNINKIGYKLKEKIINEDSSKPINIKTKKINKNTRLKSKYIPGFRNGNRINMTLSTVFYIFLIIGLFVVSSIGELIQNLIVVIMLLMYFLLYTNFLDIKNKLPIIKSNKLHIKILGYVLYSNIIFWSLGIPLTYIVG
- a CDS encoding FxLYD domain-containing protein, with translation MKKVLLGVIIGFVVIIGGCALMLAQGASSVNHAIEETQSQSEKENKKIEEMAKNITWEIKKEDYMTKIVGVFENTSNEMIDYVQFDYKLLGKDGTVIEKSFTNESDIAPGEKRKVEILCEKDDFDSYEIIATNTAF
- a CDS encoding amino acid ABC transporter ATP-binding protein; its protein translation is MLEIKNLNKSFGKNKILNNISFNINKGEIGVLLGKSGAGKTTLLRCICGLEDFDSGSIVIDKTTMKSSMDILKLKGQIGMVFQNFNLFPHMSVLENITCALVNVLGQSEKEALEKATSILDLVNLKDKLNSYPFELSGGQKQRVAIARAIALSPKILCFDEPTSALDLESIEDIINIMYKLKENGMTILIITHDLDFANKISDKSITIKNGLVDNLAIL
- a CDS encoding amino acid ABC transporter permease, whose translation is MLQGLKIVFIVFMLTLIISIPLGIIICTLRLSKNNILNGISKFYILIFRGTPLLLQLIFIFYGLPLLGIVFDRFTVAILAFSLNYSAYFAEIFRGGIESIDKGQYEASLVLGFDRLTTYKKIIVPQVVKSILAPMSNEVITLIKDTSLVYILGLNDILRLAQIASNRTLSLIPLLEVCLIYLGLIFILSSVFKALENKYSYYR
- a CDS encoding amino acid ABC transporter substrate-binding protein, with product MKNILKKFSLMILIIIPLILIGGCEKKFTNYKNNNQDNTVVIGYDNTFVPMGFLDENNEVVGFDIDLAKEVFSRLNMNVKFQNIDWSMKDTELDSGNIDALWNGYTLTEERKKKVEYSNPYLTNKQVIVTLDNSSIKNKSDLKGKLLGTQQGSAGFDVIEKDTNIVNNLQDKTPILYDSFDNAFRDLEFGRVDAVVADEVLAKYYISNSNKQNFVILKDNFGEESFVIGFKKGNTSLSNKVNKALTEVKEDKTFDKIYKKWFN